The Helianthus annuus cultivar XRQ/B chromosome 16, HanXRQr2.0-SUNRISE, whole genome shotgun sequence genome includes a window with the following:
- the LOC110918606 gene encoding trans-resveratrol di-O-methyltransferase, translating to MALQNGELSKELLDSQAHIWNHIFSFINSMSLKCAIQLQIPDIIHRHGAPMLLSELVEALAINQERTPFVYRLMRILVHSGFFVKQSVSTPGGNDEEGGEGYLLTPVSRLLLKEEPLSVRPLLLAMLDPMLMDPWQHLSKWFQNDDVTPFHTTHGKMFWDLAGQEPKLNQFFNEGMASDARLVTSVILKDCRGIFEGLDSIVDVGGSSGTVAEAIAKAFPNIRCISFDLPHVVDGLVGSNNLTFVGGDMFEAIPRADAVLLNWILHDWSDEECMKILKQCRKAIPSKENGGKLIIMDMVVKAEKGVRKMGKALL from the exons ATGGCATTGCAAAATGGTGAGCTATCTAAAGAGCTACTTGATTCTCAAGCTCACATATGGAACCATATTTTCAGCTTTATAAACTCCATGTCACTTAAGTGTGCAATTCAGCTACAAATACCTGATATTATCCATCGCCATGGTGCACCAATGCTGCTTTCCGAGTTAGTCGAAGCCCTCGCCATAAACCAGGAGAGAACTCCATTTGTCTATCGGCTTATGCGCATCCTTGTTCACTCCGGTTTCTTTGTGAAACAAAGTGTATCAACACCCGGAGGCAATGATGAGGAGGGAGGAGAAGGCTATTTGCTAACTCCTGTTTCTCGATTGCTACTAAAGGAAGAGCCATTAAGTGTTAGGCCCCTTTTGCTAGCCATGTTGGATCCAATGTTGATGGATCCATGGCAACACTTGAGCAAATGGTTCCAAAACGACGATGTCACCCCCTTTCACACAACCCATGGGAAGATGTTTTGGGATCTGGCAGGCCAAGAGCCGAAGCTTAATCAGTTCTTTAATGAAGGGATGGCTAGCGATGCAAGGCTTGTCACAAGTGTCATTCTTAAAGATTGTAGGGGTATTTTTGAAGGGTTAGATTCAATTGTTGATGTTGGGGGTAGTAGTGGGACTGTTGCTGAAGCTATTGCCAAAGCATTTCCCAATATTAGGTGCATCAGTTTTGATCTTCCTCATGTAGTTGATGGTTTGGTTGGGAGTAACAACTTAACTTTTGTTGGTGGAGACATGTTTGAAGCCATTCCGAGAGCCGATGCTGTTTTGCTTAAC TGGATTCTACACGACTGGAGTGATGAAGAATGCATGAAAATACTGAAGCAATGCAGAAAAGCAATTCCGAGCAAGGAAAATGGAGGAAAACTGATTATCATGGACATGGTCGTGAAG GCAGAGAAAGGAGTGAGAAAGATGGGCAAAGCTCTTCTTTGA